From Arcticibacter tournemirensis, one genomic window encodes:
- a CDS encoding RsmD family RNA methyltransferase, which produces MRIISGKLRGLRLNPPPNLPVRPTKDMAKEALFNILNNIIDFEQIKVLDLFSGTGSLSVEFASRGVPDIVSVDKSPGCVYYLKDVARQYKLTSIHPQKADVLKFLKEETASYDLIFADPPYDMPEIPQIPRLVFERSLLNPGGLLIVEHPTMKRMNNDPNFTEQREYGYSSFSFFR; this is translated from the coding sequence ATGCGAATAATAAGTGGCAAACTCAGGGGACTTCGTCTTAATCCCCCTCCAAACTTACCTGTTCGGCCGACGAAAGACATGGCAAAAGAGGCTCTGTTCAACATATTGAACAATATAATTGACTTTGAACAGATTAAGGTTCTCGATCTATTTAGCGGCACGGGAAGTTTATCAGTTGAGTTCGCATCCAGGGGAGTTCCGGATATTGTTTCGGTCGACAAAAGCCCTGGTTGTGTGTACTATCTCAAAGACGTTGCCCGCCAATATAAGCTTACTTCAATCCATCCCCAGAAAGCCGATGTCTTAAAATTTCTTAAAGAAGAGACGGCCTCTTATGATTTAATATTTGCAGATCCTCCCTATGATATGCCTGAGATTCCTCAAATTCCTCGCCTGGTATTCGAAAGATCGCTCTTAAACCCTGGAGGGCTGCTTATCGTCGAACACCCCACCATGAAAAGAATGAATAACGACCCCAATTTCACAGAACAACGCGAATACGGATATTCATCCTTCAGCTTTTTTAGATAG
- a CDS encoding sensor histidine kinase codes for MKNQRYIYYLIGTTLLLVIINTIFYLVQESQNEKNYLLTIKTTQIIETANSLLADIKDAETGQRGYLLTDNISYLAPYQEAEKRLDKTFNALYLLVIHNQSQLNTLRELKKWIRIKRDELALTIKLHDKQGGKLALNRINTDVGKNAMEQIKMLIKQLEREEKFRLISYNESFNRLNARIQVFAIAGSYILLVIIIMALITIIQNREQIVTLFRQVDDKNKQLEHQKNELQTLSRGLIKQNSELERFAYVASHDLRSPGINLSSLLQLYETSFDQEEKKELFQAIKEVSSNLLVKMDDLIEMLRNSSELTEARENLSFEEVYTKILKNYSAEVKRTGATIDYDFSEAPAIIYPKPYLESIMQNLITNAIKYGHPDRPPHISIRTYQEEDKIFMTVQDNGQGIDLKKYGNQLFGIYRTFHGGKDSRGIGLYITKAQIIAMGGSIEVESTPGEGTTFIICFY; via the coding sequence ATGAAAAACCAACGGTATATATATTATTTAATTGGAACAACACTCCTCCTTGTAATCATAAATACTATATTCTATCTCGTACAGGAATCTCAAAATGAAAAGAACTACCTGCTGACGATAAAGACAACACAAATAATAGAAACCGCGAATTCGCTTCTGGCAGATATAAAAGATGCTGAGACAGGTCAGCGGGGTTACTTACTTACGGATAACATCAGCTATCTGGCTCCCTATCAGGAAGCCGAAAAACGGCTTGACAAAACGTTCAACGCACTTTATTTACTCGTTATCCATAACCAATCACAACTTAACACATTGCGTGAACTGAAAAAATGGATCAGGATTAAGAGGGACGAACTAGCTCTGACAATCAAATTGCACGACAAACAGGGGGGGAAGCTGGCACTCAATAGAATAAATACGGACGTCGGAAAGAACGCGATGGAACAGATAAAAATGCTGATTAAACAGTTAGAAAGGGAAGAAAAGTTCCGCCTTATCAGCTACAACGAGTCTTTCAACAGGTTGAACGCCCGTATTCAGGTATTTGCAATTGCTGGTAGCTATATTCTTCTTGTCATTATCATTATGGCCCTGATAACCATTATCCAAAACCGGGAGCAGATCGTTACCCTGTTCAGACAGGTGGACGACAAAAACAAGCAACTTGAACATCAGAAGAATGAACTGCAGACGCTAAGCCGGGGGCTTATTAAACAAAACAGTGAGCTCGAGCGATTCGCATATGTGGCGTCACACGATCTGCGATCGCCGGGAATTAATCTATCGTCGCTTTTACAGCTATACGAGACATCTTTCGACCAGGAAGAAAAGAAAGAACTATTTCAGGCTATTAAGGAGGTCTCATCAAATCTCCTTGTAAAAATGGACGATCTGATAGAAATGCTTCGAAATAGTAGTGAACTTACAGAGGCGAGAGAAAACCTTTCTTTTGAAGAAGTTTATACAAAGATTTTAAAGAATTATTCTGCAGAAGTCAAAAGAACGGGTGCAACTATAGATTACGACTTCTCAGAAGCGCCGGCCATTATCTATCCTAAGCCCTACCTTGAAAGCATTATGCAAAATCTTATTACCAACGCTATTAAATACGGGCATCCCGACCGTCCTCCGCACATTTCGATCAGGACATACCAGGAAGAAGATAAAATTTTCATGACTGTGCAAGATAACGGACAGGGTATTGATCTTAAAAAATACGGCAACCAGCTATTCGGGATCTACAGGACCTTTCACGGAGGAAAAGATAGCAGAGGGATCGGTTTGTATATTACCAAAGCGCAGATAATTGCCATGGGCGGCAGTATTGAGGTTGAGAGCACTCCCGGTGAAGGCACTACCTTCATTATTTGCTTTTATTAA
- a CDS encoding metallophosphoesterase family protein produces the protein MNKLTGSFVWVSCSLILFLTACNSFEYSPNQVFDRNSPQYLNRKSLQRLAESVKDDTIRFVLTGDSQREYTHSEELVRTVNNIPGVDFVLLAGDISDFGLLQEMEWVNEIFSKLKMPYIGVIGNHDLVANGEKVFKRMFGELNFSFVYGGVKFVCHNTNSREAAFDGSVPDLPWLREQFKAEDGVTAYIGVAHVPPNNGDFDTSLSEQYVNVINNSPNTLAALFAHTHSKNLFYPGRGNIPYVVTNAIENREFVLIEIINGKFSFKNISY, from the coding sequence ATGAATAAGTTAACTGGCTCTTTCGTATGGGTCTCATGCTCTCTGATACTCTTTTTAACGGCTTGTAACAGTTTCGAATACAGTCCGAATCAGGTTTTTGACCGTAATAGTCCCCAGTACTTAAATAGGAAAAGTCTCCAGCGCTTAGCGGAGAGTGTTAAAGACGATACAATACGCTTTGTTTTAACAGGGGACAGTCAAAGAGAGTATACTCATTCTGAAGAATTAGTGAGAACCGTAAATAATATTCCGGGAGTTGACTTTGTCCTGCTGGCAGGTGACATATCGGATTTTGGCTTGTTACAGGAGATGGAGTGGGTCAATGAGATCTTTTCAAAACTAAAGATGCCCTATATCGGAGTAATAGGAAATCATGATTTGGTTGCCAATGGCGAAAAGGTTTTCAAGCGGATGTTCGGAGAATTAAATTTTTCGTTTGTTTACGGCGGTGTAAAGTTTGTATGCCACAACACAAATAGCAGAGAAGCTGCATTTGATGGAAGTGTTCCCGACCTTCCATGGCTGCGCGAACAATTTAAGGCTGAAGATGGAGTGACTGCATATATTGGAGTGGCGCATGTTCCACCTAACAACGGCGACTTCGATACAAGCCTTTCAGAGCAATATGTAAACGTTATCAATAATTCGCCAAACACGCTGGCTGCGTTATTTGCCCATACCCACAGTAAAAACCTCTTTTATCCCGGTAGAGGGAATATTCCGTATGTAGTAACGAATGCGATTGAAAACAGGGAGTTTGTGCTAATAGAGATTATCAATGGGAAATTCAGTTTTAAAAATATCAGCTATTAG
- a CDS encoding DUF3822 family protein: MNNNGALHLKVGDFSTGQAENCELLIRIGAGRLSFAIIDTKENLLKVLFDSVLFSSIAETFNDLFNQNEYLGYAFQKVKIATETFNFTFIPSELYSDNSLPVYQNFINSTGQVRHVIKDLKGAKIKTVASIEEAFIAPLLAKFPQAAIYTQPEPLIEGSLKDRSGNKTLVLQFNSGTFEALVISSNDIIFYNIFSSPTTDDFNYYLLLIMQQLELKPSDIAVRLMGEIEKYSENYRRVSKYFNNITFADSTKLFNYPEAFKLAPSHQFFSLLSLSLCE; the protein is encoded by the coding sequence ATGAATAATAACGGCGCACTTCATTTAAAGGTTGGGGATTTCTCCACTGGACAGGCGGAAAACTGTGAACTGCTGATTAGGATCGGCGCAGGCAGGCTTTCATTTGCGATTATAGATACTAAAGAAAACCTTCTGAAGGTACTGTTCGACTCTGTTTTATTCAGTTCGATAGCCGAAACATTCAACGACTTATTTAATCAAAACGAGTATTTAGGTTATGCCTTTCAAAAAGTCAAAATAGCAACAGAAACGTTTAATTTTACATTTATACCTTCTGAGCTTTATTCTGACAACTCTCTACCCGTTTACCAAAACTTCATCAACTCTACCGGACAGGTACGGCATGTTATTAAGGACTTGAAGGGAGCGAAGATAAAAACGGTAGCTTCGATAGAAGAAGCATTCATTGCTCCTCTGCTGGCAAAATTTCCACAGGCAGCCATTTATACCCAGCCCGAACCTTTAATAGAAGGATCATTGAAAGACCGGAGTGGAAACAAGACGCTTGTGCTTCAGTTCAATTCAGGAACATTTGAAGCACTTGTCATTTCTTCGAACGACATTATCTTTTATAATATCTTTTCTTCTCCTACTACAGACGATTTCAATTACTATTTACTGCTTATTATGCAGCAACTGGAATTGAAACCATCCGACATTGCCGTAAGGCTGATGGGAGAGATCGAAAAGTATAGCGAAAACTACAGGAGGGTATCAAAATATTTCAATAACATTACTTTTGCAGACAGCACTAAACTCTTCAATTACCCTGAAGCATTTAAGCTCGCCCCTTCTCATCAATTTTTTTCCCTACTTAGCCTTAGTTTATGCGAATAA
- a CDS encoding ATP-dependent DNA helicase, with amino-acid sequence MNASDLLIRFFKLKPTVQQVSVFKELELFMAGREGDECFVLKGYAGTGKTTIIASLVKVLPHLGLKSVLLAPTGRAAKVISNYSGKRAYTVHKRIYRKKQAISPDFDFVLNQNIAENTLFIVDEASMISNEAGDFSRKSLLDDLISYVYNGKNCKLILVGDTAQLPPVGSEFSPALDTTFMRDRFALSIFSYEMTDVVRQEKQSGILHNATQIRNLIRNKEEEFPKIEVSGYPDIFRMTGERLSEGLNYAYNKYGIENTLVICRSNKNANNYNQQIRNRILYREEELTGGDYLMVVRNNYYWLQNEESSSSFIANGDIARVRKIRHIHELYGFRFADVVLEFLDYPDEEPLECKIMLDTIYSEGPGLLKEDNRRFFDAVMEDYTHLPNRKMRIAELKVNPYYNALQVKFAYAVTCHKAQGGQWDVVFIDQGYLTDEMLNTDFLRWLYTAVTRSVKELFLVNFSQEFFNKSK; translated from the coding sequence ATGAATGCGAGCGATCTACTGATACGATTTTTTAAGCTTAAGCCAACCGTACAACAAGTATCTGTATTCAAAGAACTGGAATTGTTCATGGCGGGGCGTGAAGGGGATGAATGCTTTGTACTTAAAGGGTATGCAGGTACCGGAAAAACTACAATCATAGCATCCCTTGTAAAAGTACTGCCGCACTTAGGGTTGAAATCGGTTCTATTAGCGCCCACAGGGAGGGCGGCTAAAGTGATTAGCAACTACTCTGGAAAAAGAGCCTATACAGTTCATAAAAGGATATACAGGAAGAAGCAGGCTATCAGTCCGGATTTTGATTTTGTTCTCAATCAAAATATTGCAGAGAATACATTATTCATAGTAGATGAAGCATCGATGATTTCGAACGAGGCCGGAGACTTCAGCAGGAAAAGCCTTCTGGATGATCTTATTAGTTATGTGTATAATGGGAAAAACTGTAAGTTAATTCTTGTTGGTGATACAGCCCAGTTGCCTCCTGTGGGGTCGGAGTTTAGTCCGGCGCTTGATACAACATTTATGAGAGACCGGTTTGCTCTTAGCATTTTTAGTTACGAGATGACAGATGTGGTCAGGCAGGAAAAGCAGTCGGGCATACTCCATAATGCAACGCAAATCCGTAACTTAATAAGAAATAAGGAAGAGGAATTTCCGAAGATAGAAGTGAGCGGATATCCCGATATCTTCAGGATGACAGGAGAGCGGCTGTCAGAGGGCCTTAATTACGCTTATAATAAATATGGCATTGAGAATACGCTGGTTATTTGCCGTTCAAATAAAAATGCGAATAACTACAATCAGCAAATAAGAAACCGGATATTGTACCGGGAAGAAGAACTAACCGGAGGAGACTATCTGATGGTTGTGCGTAATAACTATTACTGGCTTCAGAATGAAGAGAGCAGCAGTTCTTTTATTGCGAACGGCGATATTGCCCGCGTCAGAAAGATTCGCCATATACATGAGCTTTATGGCTTTCGGTTTGCAGACGTCGTTCTGGAGTTTCTCGATTATCCCGACGAGGAACCCCTGGAGTGTAAGATTATGCTTGATACCATTTACTCTGAGGGACCCGGACTCTTAAAAGAGGATAATAGGCGATTCTTTGACGCTGTGATGGAAGATTATACGCATCTTCCTAACCGTAAAATGCGTATAGCCGAATTAAAGGTCAACCCTTACTATAATGCATTACAGGTTAAATTTGCCTACGCGGTGACTTGCCATAAAGCACAGGGTGGGCAATGGGACGTCGTTTTCATAGATCAGGGATATCTTACAGATGAAATGCTAAATACAGATTTCTTAAGATGGCTTTATACGGCTGTGACGCGTTCGGTAAAAGAATTATTCCTGGTGAACTTCAGTCAGGAGTTTTTTAATAAAAGCAAATAA